Proteins encoded together in one Pectinophora gossypiella chromosome 20, ilPecGoss1.1, whole genome shotgun sequence window:
- the LOC126376312 gene encoding iron-sulfur cluster co-chaperone protein HscB — translation MSLRNILRLNTFKTSFLQARLASCWSCGQDIKKLVANLFCSNCNVLQKPENHENYFKIMGVSETFDLDEAELAKKYKELQKYLHPDKFANRNKEELEISEMYSSLVNEAYKTLLEPLQRGIYMLRLRGKEIPEKTEVDKAFLMTIMEKNEEVESAETEQEIMKLNEENKMKIKELQKRVSMAFFDGDMKNVIKLLGIMKYYTSIDSQIQSVIRSKGIIR, via the exons atgAGTTTACGTAATATATTACGTTTAAACACATTCAAAACCTCGTTTTTACAAGCCCGCTTAGCTTCTTGCTGGTCTTGCGGTCAGGATATCAAGAAATTGGTTGCAAATCTCTTCTGTTCCAACTGTAATGTTCTTCAGAAGCCAGAAAATCATGAGAACTATTTTAAAATCATGGGAGTCAGTGAAACATTTGATTTGGATGAGGCCGAACTAGCTAAGAAATATAAAGAATTGCAGAAATATTTGCACCCTGATAAGTTTGCTAACAg GAACAAAGAAGAGCTGGAAATATCAGAAATGTATTCGTCTTTAGTCAATGAAGCTTACAAAACTCTGTTAGAGCCCTTACAGAGAG GTATTTACATGCTTCGTCTTCGTGGTAAGGAGATACCAGAAAAAACTGAAGTAGATAAAGCATTTCTCATGACGATTATGGAGAAGAATGAAGAAGTGGAGAGTGCTGAAACGGAACAAGAAATAATGAAGTTAaatgaagaaaacaaaatgaaaattaaGGAATTGCAGAAAAGAGTCTCTATGGCTTTTTTTGATGGAGATATGAAGAATGTTATAAAATTGTTAGGTATTATGAAATATTACACAAGCATTGATAGTCAAATCCAAAGTGTGATACGTAGTAAAGGGATTATTCGATAA
- the LOC126376284 gene encoding transcription initiation protein SPT3 homolog, with product MVSYFTVDGTGENTNFQKEISNMMHGFGDNPNPNAATVVLVENVVLQQLKSMLQEASHYAVLRGSKTITNFEIIYLMRKNKMKLKRLHDYQIKMDVIDKNRQVNVSNPTEPIISGIMLEDEKDPMIKKRRTHIDVIRELDEADEVGQIKFDVIDYLRKVRANKITESMCYDKYEAYHKARCSSFRTSNNVGRGFVKLERWINPTKELKLTIPALEVLCFVAYETVAEIVDAVFLIRQDAKKKYGDPFSKFEGGYFCNPMSLNNAVYIKSGFEGVPAITVAEVREVLRRYFNPRTGMNGLFYRNMNLELPSRYIAI from the coding sequence ATGGTTTCCTACTTCACCGTAGATGGTACTGGTGAGAATACGAATTTCCAGAAGGAAATATCGAACATGATGCACGGTTTTGGTGACAATCCGAACCCGAACGCGGCAACCGTTGTTTTGGTCGAAAATGTCGTTCTGCAGCAACTAAAAAGCATGCTGCAAGAAGCATCACACTATGCAGTACTTCGCGGTTCTAAAACTATCAcgaattttgaaataatttacttaatgaggaagaataaaatgaagttaaaaCGCCTTCatgattaccaaataaaaatGGATGTGATTGACAAAAATCGCCAGGTGAATGTGAGTAATCCTACGGAGCCGATAATATCTGGAATAATGTTAGAAGACGAGAAGGACCCTATGATTAAGAAGAGACgtacacacattgacgttataagAGAACTGGACGAGGCAGATGAAGTAGGTCAAATCAAATTCGATGTCATTGATTATTTGAGGAAAGTAAGAGCGAATAAAATCACAGAATCTATGTGCTATGACAAATATGAAGCGTATCACAAAGCACGTTGCAGTTCGTTTCGGACCAGTAATAATGTTGGAAGAGGATTTGTGAAGTTAGAGCGCTGGATTAATCCAACGAAGGAACTTAAACTTACTATACCAGCATTAGAGGTTTTATGTTTTGTTGCTTACGAAACAGTTGCTGAAATTGTTGATGCCGTATTCTTAATTAGACAAGATGCTAAGAAAAAGTATGGAGATCCGTTCAGTAAATTTGAGGGTGGTTATTTTtgtaatccgatgagtttgaaCAATGCAGTGTATATTAAATCTGGTTTCGAAGGAGTTCCAGCTATTACTGTAGCAGAAGTAAGGGAGGTTTTGAGACGTTATTTTAATCCAAGAACAGGAATGAATGGGCTTTTCTATAGAAATATGAATCTTGAGTTACCTTCTAGGTACATAGCCATTTAA